From Rhineura floridana isolate rRhiFlo1 chromosome 5, rRhiFlo1.hap2, whole genome shotgun sequence, a single genomic window includes:
- the COL8A1 gene encoding collagen alpha-1(VIII) chain: protein MAMLPALTWLLAVIVTLYLGLLRSTQAGAYYGIKQIPPQVPQYQPLGQQVPHIPLGKDGIPMQHMGKEGPHLPYGKEYVPQFIKEIPQIPMLGKERKKEKAALPLAGWRGEQGPPGEPGPRGLPGPPGLSGHGVPGAKGKPGPQGYPGIGKPGMPGMPGKPGGMGAPGARGEMGPKGEIGPMGIPGPQGLPGPHGLPGIGKPGERGLPGQPGAKGEPGMKGQPGIQGPQGAKGEKGIGIPGLPGLKGPPGLSGPPGPVGLPGVGKPGTIGFPGSQGPAGKPGLPGEPGPQGLAGAPGIQGPPGLPGVGKPGQDGIPGQPGFPGGKGEQGLPGLPGPPGLPGNGKPGFPGPKGDRGMGGLPGPLGPKGEKGHVGPPGIGGPPGEPGQSGLPGLMGPPGAMGFPGLKGEAGAIGPQGPIGPKGELGLQGFPGKPGFPGEVGSPGLRGLPGPSGPKGEAGHKGLPGLPGAHGPTGPKGEPGIPGTQGHQGPSGIPGIAGPSGPIGPPGLPGAKGERGLPGPPGFPGMGKPGIAGMQGPPGKPGSFGAPGQPGLQGPPGPPGPPGPPGIMQPTPPAMGQYLPEVGPGLDGVKTPYGYKGKKIKNGGAAYEMPAFTAELTTPFPRVGVPVMFDKLLYNGRQNYNPQTGIFTCEIPGIYYFAYHIHCKGGNVWVALFKNNEPLMYTYDEYKKGFLDQASGSAVVQLNHGDRVYIQMPSEQAAGLYAGQYVHSSFSGYLLYPM, encoded by the exons ATGGCTATGTTGCCGGCACTTACGTGGCTTTTGGCAGTGATTGTAACCCTTTACCTTGGGCTACTGAGATCCACTCAAGCAGGTGCTTATTATGGGATCAAGCAGATACCTCCCCAAGTGCCACAGTACCAGCCCCTTGGACAACAAGTACCTCACATACCATTGGGCAAAGATGGCATTCCAATGCAGCACATGGGCAAGGAGGGGCCACACTTGCCTTATGGAAAAGAATATGTGCCTCAGTTTATAAAGGAAATCCCACAAATACCCATGCTTGgcaaggaaaggaagaaagaaaaag CAGCACTTCCACTAGCAGGTTGGCGAGGTGAGCAGGGCCCTCCTGGGGAGCCTGGACCAAGAGGCCTACCTGGACCACCAGGATTATCAGGGCATGGAGTGCCAGGAGCCAAAGGGAAACCAGGTCCTCAAGGATATCCAGGGATTGGCAAACCGGGCATGCCTGGAATGCCAGGAAAACCAGGAGGAATGGGGGCTCCAGGAGCAAGAGGAGAGATGGGGCCAAAGGGAGAAATTGGACCAATGGGCATTCCAGGGCCCCAAGGATTGCCAGGACCTCATGGGCTACCTGGAATAGGGAAACCAGGTGAAAGAGGATTGCCAGGGCAGCCAGGAGCAAAGGGGGAGCCAGGAATGAAAGGGCAACCTGGAATACAAGGCCCACAAGGTGCAAAGGGAGAGAAAGGCATTGGGATCCCAGGATTGCCAGGGCTAAAAGGTCCACCTGGTTTGTCTGGTCCTCCAGGTCCAGTTGGGCTTCCTGGTGTAGGCAAGCCAGGAACAATTGGTTTCCCAGGCTCACAGGGACCTGCAGGCAAACCAGGGCTTCCGGGGGAACCAGGCCCTCAAGGGTTAGCTGGAGCTCCTGGAATTCAAGGTCCTCCTGGCCTTCCAGGTGTAGGAAAACCTGGCCAAGATGGAATCCCAGGGCAGCCAGGGTTTCCAGGTGGGAAAGGTGAGCAAGGCTTGCCAGGTTTACCAGGCCCTCCTGGTCTGCCTGGGAATGGTAAGCCAGGTTTTCCTGGACCTAAAGGTGACCGTGGCATGGGCGGTCTTCCAGGACCACTTGGGCCCAAGGGTGAAAAAGGGCACGTGGGCCCACCTGGCATAGGTGGGCCACCAGGAGAGCCAGGCCAATCAGGATTGCCAGGATTAATGGGTCCCCCAGGTGCTATGGGGTTTCCTGGTCTTAAAGGAGAAGCTGGAGCAATTGGTCCTCAAGGACCAATTGGACCAAAAGGTGAACTGGGCCTACAAGGTTTCCCAGGAAAGCCTGGCTTTCCAGGAGAAGTGGGGTCTCCAGGCCTGAGAGGCTTGCCTGGTCCAAGTGGTCCAAAAGGAGAAGCTGGTCACAAAGGATTGCCAGGTCTGCCGGGTGCTCATGGTCCCACTGGACCCAAAGGAGAACCTGGGATCCCAGGAACTCAAGGCCATCAAGGCCCTTCTGGGATACCAGGCATTGCAGGACCCAGTGGCCCAATTGGACCTCCTGGGCTCCCTGGAGCTAAAGGTGAACGGGGTCTACCAGGTCCACCAGGATTTCCAGGAATGGGGAAAcctggaattgcagggatgcaaGGCCCACCTGGAAAGCCTGGGTCATTTGGTgctcctggccagccaggcctccAGGGACCTCCAGGCCCCCCTGGCCCTCCTGGCCCACCAGGAATAATGCAACCCACACCACCAGCAATGGGACAATATTTGCCTGAGGTGGGTCCAGGTCTTGATGGAGTGAAAACTCCATATGGCTAcaaagggaagaaaataaaaaatggtgGTGCTGCCTATGAGATGCCCGCTTTCACTGCTGAGCTCACCACACCTTTCCCACGGGTTGGGGTGCCTGTGATGTTTGACAAGCTCCTCTACAACGGCAGGCAGAACTATAATCCGCAGACTGGCATCTTCACCTGCGAAATCCCTGGGATTTACTACTTTGCCTACCACATTCACTGCAAAGGGGGGAACGTCTGGGTGGCTTTGTTCAAGAACAACGAGCCACTGATGTATACATACGACGAATACAAGAAAGGCTTCCTGGATCAAGCGTCTGGGAGTGCTGTCGTTCAGCTGAATCATGGTGATAGAGTTTATATCCAGATGCCCTCTGAACAAGCAGCAGGACTCTACGCCGGGCAATACGTTCACTCATCTTTTTCAGGCTATTTATTGTATCCTATGTAA